Below is a genomic region from Pseudopipra pipra isolate bDixPip1 chromosome 6, bDixPip1.hap1, whole genome shotgun sequence.
ctgctccctgtccttGTCTCCTGGTGCTCCCTCTCGTTCCCTGGGCCTTGCCTTTgtcccctgctgctccctgcccttgtcccctgctgctccccactGTCCCCTATCCCTTGGGTGACCCTGTGCCCCACTCCCTGCCCTTGTGCCCTCACGTTCCTTGCTatccccagctccctgtccttgtcccctGCTGTTCCCCACTGTCCCCTATCCCATGGTTTTCCCCcgtccccagctccctgcccttgTCCCCTGCTGTTCCCCACCATTCTGTGTCCCTTGGGTGCTCCTGTCCTTGTGCCCCTGTGCTCCTCCCTTGTTCCCTGCCTTTGTCCCTTGCTGCTCCCCGATGTCCCGTGGGACACACCCtgtcccctgctgtcccctgctgtcccccGCCCCTcggcacccctgtccccctctccctgccctggccgTGGCACCACGGCCCCGCCGACGGCCCCGTTGTCCCCCAGGAGAAGGAGCGGGCGCACGAGGGGGCGCGTCCCATGCGCGCCATCTTCCTGGCCGACGGCAAGATCTTCACCACCGGCTTCAGCCGCATGAGCGAGCGGCAGCTGGCGCTGTGGGACACGGTGAGCGGCGCCCCGGGGGTCCCACGGGACCGCTGCGGGGGTCCCCACGTGCCTCAcacccccccgccccgccccagGAGAACCTGGAGGAGCccatggggctgcaggagctggactccagcaacggggctctgctgcccttctACGACCCCGACACCAACGTGGTCTACGTGTGCGGCAAGGTACCgtgaccccccgccccgctgGGGGCCCCCCCGAAACACGGGGACCCCCCTAACGGCGTGTCCCCAGGGGGATTCGAGCATCCGGTACTTCGAGATCACGGAGGAGCCCCCCTACATCCACTTCCTCAACACCTTCACCAGCAAGGAGCCCCAGCGGGGAATGGGCTGGATGCCCAAGCGTGGGCTGGATGTCAGCAAGTGTGAGATCGCCAGGTGGGCGTGGGGGACGTGGGGGACGAGGTGAGGGACCCCCCTGGTGCCCCCCCAGGCTCCCCTGagacccccccgtgcccccccggCAGGTTCTACAAGCTGCACGAGCGCAAGTGCGAGCCCATCATCATGACGGTGCCAAGGAAGGTCCGTGGGGtggggggctctgggcagggggaggggggtgggtgGTGGTCCCTGGTGGGGGGCACCCTGTGGGGGTTGTGTGGGGTCCCTGGGCAGGAAAGGGGGATTGGATGGGGGTCCCCATGGGGTTTGTGTTGTCCCTGGTAACTGGGTGGGGGTCCCCATGGGGTTCGTGGTGGATCCCTGGGCAGGACATGGTGTCTGGGTGGGGTCTCCATAGGGCCTTTGTGGGGTCCCTGGGTGAAACATGGTgcctgggggggggggtccccATGAGATCTGTTTGGGGTCCCCATGTGGTCTGCGTGTGGGGTCCCTGGGTGAGGATCCCCATGGTCTGTGTGTGGGGTCTCTGGGTGAGGCTCCCCCTGGGGTCTTTGTGTGGGGTCCCTGGGTGAGGATCCCCATGTGATCTGTGTGGGGTCCCTGGGTGAGGCTCCCCATGGGTTCTGTGTGTGGGGTCCCTGGGTGAGGGTCCCCACATGGTCTATGTGTGGGGTCCCTGGGTGAGGGTCCCCACATGGTCTATGTGTGGGGTCCCTGACTGGGGGACATGGGGCCAGTGTGGGTGTCCCCAGTGAGCCTGCTTGGGGGTCCCCacggggtgtgtgtggggtcCCTGGGTGAGGCTCCCCCTGGGATCTGTGTATGAGGTCCCTGGGTGAGGCTCCCCATGGGGTTTGTGTGTGGGGTCCCTAGGTGAGGCTCCCCATGATCTGTGTGTGGGGTCCCTGACTGGGGGACATGGGGCCGGTGTGGGTGTCCCCAGTGAGCCTGCCTGAGGGTCCCCacggggtgtgtgtggggtcCCTGGGTTTTACACGGTGCCTGGGAGTTGGGGGGCCCGCACTGAGGGCACGTGTGGGTTCCCCGGGGTGCCTCCCCCCGAGTGTCCCCCCGCCCTGACCGCGGGCGGGGGGCAGTCGGACCTGTTCCAGGACGACCTGTACCCAGACACGGCAGGCCCGGAGGCGGCCATGGAGGCGGAGGAGTGGGTGGCGGGGCGCACGGCGGGGCCGGTGCTGGTGTCCCTGCGCCAGGCCTACGTGCCCCCCAAGCAGCGGGACCTCAAGGTGAGCCGGCGGGCGCTGCTGCACGACGGCCACGCCACCGCCGGGGCCGCCACCACGCCgacccccgccgcccccgccgcccccgcgcccgcccggctCAGCGCGCCCCCggcactgggaacactgggaacgCTGGGAACCGGCACCGCCACGGTGAGGGGGTCAGGGTGGGTGGGGTCTAAATGGGTGTGGTCTCTGTGGGATGGGCGAGGAAGGTAGTGGGCGGGGCAGTGGGATGGGCGTGGTTTCTGGCAGTGGGGCTGTGGAGTGGGAGGGGTCTCTGTGGGTGGGACATGGGAATGGGTGGGGTCATTGTGGGTGTGGCTATGGAGTGGGTGTGGCCTGTGTGGGGTGGGTGTCGTGGAGTGGGTGTGGTCTCTGTGGGTGTGGCTGTGGACTGGTGGGGTCTCTGGATGGAGCTGTGACGTGGGTGGGATCTCCAGAGTGGGCGTGGCAGCAGCTGGGTGGGGGCAGGTGGGTGGGGTGGGTGTGGCCATTTGGTGCAATGGGTGTGGTCACAGTGGGTGTGTATAAATttgggggcagcggggggggggTGCGATAAAGGTCGAGTGGGGGATTGGTGGGGTGTGCTTTgaatgtgcccaggctgggccaACGGGCTGGGCTGCGTGTGGTGGGCGTGGCAGTGGGCGGAGCGCTGTTGGGCGTGTCCCGTGTGGGCGTGGCTCACGGGGGTGGGGTGTTGTCCCTCAGGGGGGCCGGCTggaggaggtgctgcaggaggtggCGGCGCTGCGGGCGCTGGTGGCCGAGCAGGGCCAGCGCATCGACCGCCTGGAGGAGCAGCTCAGCCGCCTCGAGAACGGCCACGTCTAGGGACCCCCTCAGGGACCACCGCCCCAGGGACCACGCCTGcgccccagggaccccccaccccgcaCCCTCCCACCCCTGGGGTGCCCCCTCACCCCGCTCTGGGTCCTTCTCCCCTTGGGGGGCTCCCCCCCCCATTGCCTTACTGGGTgctgcccccctccccaaatcaTGGACCATTCCCACCCCCGTGTCCTCGGGCTGGGGGTTGCTCCTGGGATCAAACATtgccccctgcaccccccagTCCCTGCGTGGGGTGTCCTGCCCCTCTTCCTACGGGGCAGGGCATGATCTGACCCCTACAACTGTGAAATATTGTCCCCCCTATATTTTGGGggctttccccccccttcctcctccttatCGTGTTCCCTCCTCCATTCCAGTGCAGGGTCAAAAACTATATTTTCACTCCAAATAAAGGATTTATAAGAAAAGTTCCAGGGGCcatgggggggctgggggtttgtgggggtggctgtgggggtttgggggggggggtggctGTGGGGTTAGGGGGCTCTTTCGGGGAGGAGGGGGGCAGGGAGCTCCGAAAGCTGCAGGTGCCACCCGTGGGAGGGGACCCGGCGGGGCGCAGGAAGGCGCGGCGGTCACGGGTGGGGGCTCAGCGCCTCGGGCAGGAAGTTGGGGGGCACTTCGGGTAGggagggggttggggggggtgCAGCACCTCCCCTCCCCCCGCTCCGAAACATCCGCTGCGCGGGGGCAGGAAGTTGGGGGGGCTCCCCCCCCTCATCTCGGCATCGCGCCCGCGGCGTCGGGACCCGCTCCGGCAGCACCCGCTGATGGTGAGCACCCCAAAAACGGGCAGGGAGGGacgggggggggctggggacacgcGGGAGGGTTCGGGGGGGATCCCCCAAACTGAGACTGAGCTGGGGGAAGGGTGGGTTCCTCTCCAGCCTCAGTTTCCCCCCGCAAAACGTGGAGGCAGGGTGGGGGTGGCTGAGTTTCATTCAAATTCGGGTACCTCCAGTTTTGGAGGGTGTGGGGGGCAGCAATGGGGGGTCCCTGGGCAGGTCCCCCTTCCATAGTTGGGTGTGGGGCGCAGGGCCTGGTGGTGCTAGAGCTGGGAGGGCAGGTTTTGGGGGTTGGGGagaggtttgggggggctcaggagcaggatggggtgggggggacaGGTTGGGGGGAACACAGTGGGGTTGAGGGAGGTTTGGGGGCTTCAGGGGAGCACGGTGAGGTTggggagcaggctgggaggaTTGGAGGAGtgtgggggggttgggggagcAAGTTTGGGGGGATAAGGGCAGTATGGGGGCGTTGGGATACTGGTGGGAGAAGGGGAGCatggagggtttggggggcaGGTTTGGGGTGTTCAGGGTAGTATGGGGGCTGGGGTACAGGTGGGGGGATAAAGGGAGCATGGAGGGGTtggggggaggtttgggggttcAGGGGAGCACAGTGGGGTTGGAGGGGTGTGTTGGGGGGGTCAGGGTACTGTGGTGAGTTCAGGGGGACAGGTGGGGAGGTAAGTGAGCATGGGGTAGTtgaggggcaggatggggggatCAAGGGAGATCAGTGGGGTTGGGGAGCAGGTTGGGTGTGTCAGGGGAGCACTGTGGGATTGGGGGCCAGGTGGGGGGGTTCAGGGGAGCACggtggggctggggagcaggttGGGTGTGTCAGGGGAGCACGGTGGGGTTGGGGGGCAGGTTGGGTGTGTCAGGGGAGCATGGTGGGGTTGGGGGGCAGGTTGGGTGTGTCAGGGGAGCACTGTGGGATTGGGGGGCAGGTGGGGGGGTTCAGGGGAGCACAGTGGGGTTTGGGGGCAGGTGGGGGGGT
It encodes:
- the CORO1B gene encoding coronin-1B gives rise to the protein MSFRKVVRQSKFRHVFGQPVKTEQCYDDIRVSRVTWDSTFCAVNPSFVAIIVEASGGGAFLVLPLHKTGRIDKSYPTVCGHTGPVLDIDWCPHNDHVIASGSEDCTVMVWQIPENGLSQPLTEPVVVLEGHSKRVGIVTWHPTARNVLLSAGCDNVVLIWNVGTAEELYRLEGLHPDLIYSVSWSRDGSRFCTACKDKSVRVIDPRRGTVVAEKERAHEGARPMRAIFLADGKIFTTGFSRMSERQLALWDTENLEEPMGLQELDSSNGALLPFYDPDTNVVYVCGKGDSSIRYFEITEEPPYIHFLNTFTSKEPQRGMGWMPKRGLDVSKCEIARFYKLHERKCEPIIMTVPRKSDLFQDDLYPDTAGPEAAMEAEEWVAGRTAGPVLVSLRQAYVPPKQRDLKVSRRALLHDGHATAGAATTPTPAAPAAPAPARLSAPPALGTLGTLGTGTATGGRLEEVLQEVAALRALVAEQGQRIDRLEEQLSRLENGHV